cccttttgtttctctacttCTACCTAATAGGCCTTGAAAGCATTTAATGCTtcaaccttatcatttagaaaaTAGAGGTACATAtgtatggtcatcaataaaGGATATAcaatatctttgaccatttaggTAGGGTTTAGGGAAAGGTCCACAGATATCTGTATGTATGATTTCAAGAATCTTAGAACTCCTtttggcacctttagtggtcttgctggttttctttccctttatgcaatctacacaagtaccaaaatcagTGAAGTCAAGAGTTTCTAGACTCCATcatttactaatcttttgattaTCTCTATGGACATATGTCACAATCTCCTATGCCATAACAAAGCAGAGTTCTCATTCATAAGGCTCCTCTTTGTGCCAACATTAATATACAATGATACATTGTTGTTTTCAAAGTTAGGATCTAGATCACTTTTAaataaaccatcaattttgATTCCACCACCAATAAAATTTCAACCTTTCAAAATACTAAAGGTAGAGTttataaaccaaaaaccaaaaccaataaTATCCAATTTAGAAACTAAAATCAAGTTTCTAGAAAAACATGGCGTAATGAAAAATACATTATCCAAATCCAAAACTTAtccagttttcaaaattaatctaaaaGTCCCAACTGCCTCCACATgagaaaacaatttatttccgGAGTAGACCCGTTGTTCATTGCTTACTGGTTTCCTTGTGTTGAGAAAACTCTGCATTGTATTAACAATATGGATTGCagaaccagaatcaatccaccatgAATTACGAGGAgccttaacaaaaaaaaaaaaaaatattcatgacACACTAGAGATATGgtattacctttcttttcgaGCCATTTTTGATACTTTTGGCAATCCTTCTTCATATGCCCTTTTTTCTTGTAGAAGAAACAAGTATCCTTATTGTCATATTATTTGATTGATAActtgttttctttcttgaagTGTGAGGCACTTTTGCCTCTCTTGGTCTTTCATTTATCATGAGTAACCGTAAAGTGAATACTTTGTGGTTTCTCATTCTTTAACCTCTCCTCCTattgaacacacatggtcagaAGTTCATTTATTGACCATTAATACTTATGTGTGTTATAGGATATCTTAAATGGAGTGTCTTCAGAAGGGAGAGAGTTCAAGatgaaatgaacaaaaaatgacTCAACCTATAGAGACTTCAATTGAGCAGACATGTCCCTCATTTCAATAATGTGCTTTCGCACACTTCTGGAATTTTCGAAGGTTTTGCTTGAAAGCTTCTTCATCACGGTGCTTGCTAATGCCTTATCGGAACTAAAAAATTGTTCCTCAACGGCTTGGATAAACTCTTTTGCCTTATGGCTTTCTGGGATAGAACCTCTAATGCCCTTTATGACGTAAGATTTCATAAACATGATGCTTAAGCGATTAGATTGCTCCCACCGCTTATGCTTTACAATTTCTTGTGGCGTACTTGTGTCCGTGAGGGTGGGTGGTTCATCCACACAGAGCGCCAAGTCAAGTTCCATAATcccaaataaaaaagcaaattttctttccattcAGCATTGGAACAGTACTTTTAATAACAACAGTAGAAATAGCTAcaataatcaaggaaaaaaatttaatattatgaaattaactttattttaaattaaccaatgctaatttaatagtaaatttcaacctacctatGTACAAATGTtacatcacgcatgaaatttacttttttattaataagactaacaaatttaaatattaataaataaaattctccgtacctgtgggcctaagagaaattttacttttaataataaatttgttatcttattctaattaattcataaaaataaaaacctccctctggggataagtaattaaatttatgaattaattagtcatccatgttaatttttttttttttttttttttttttttttttttttttttatgaagttcatgtgtataatCATGATACAATTATTATTCTCAAATtgagatgctgtggctctcccaaaattattataataattgtgatttcattaacatctaataaTTGTATAGATGCCCATGAATAGCCCTAGAAATAAAACGAACCAATATGAAAATTGGGTAAACAATATTCTCTAAGGTACAACCAGGTGAATTCCCAAGAAAGTGAGGGAGGTCACAAGGAcactcttaaatcccaagactttccttagaCATTGTATTCTTTGATAGTGCTGTAAACATACACCaacatatatggtattgttaattattcttaggtctaggcatcaagcaatttatatttaaacaatataaattaaaactaaatatattcCTAAgttcatgtattaaagaaacaataattttaatattgaacAACGTaaatcaaaagagaaataaaagtgTCAGATGAGGACATATTAAATTGCATGGCCCAATGATTTCAGTAAATAGCCTTAGGCCCTTTATACTTGGAAAACCCAAGTTCTAAAACTCCACAAAAgcccaatttatttttatttttatttttttttttaaaaaatttggatggGCAACTGAAATAggttgggcttctgggtcaGCCAACTTAATGAcccagggttttttttttgttttctttttttttttgagaaaaaaaaacctttgaatCTGATTGGgccaaattattttatttgggcTGGCCCATTTGAGTCAACCCACTTAATGACCGAGAAGCTTGCATGGGTATGAAACCCTACCCGAATGTCAACCTTTTTAACCTAAAAACTTATCCCTTTAACCCAAAGAAAAAATTCAGCCGCCACcccttgttcttctttctcattTCGCCGGCCGCCCCTTATGCCTATTGCCACCTTAGGCAGCGGCCACGAAGGGCTACTGCTCAGCAGCAACGGCAACCTAAAGGGTAGCCATTTAGCCAGAAACCAGGCAGCCCATAAGGGCCGTCAGTCCCCGTGAATGGGAACAACGCTGGCCAAAAAGGGCCGATGCCTACTGCATTCGACAAAAATCCGCTCAGCTTTATGCGGATTTTTGCCGGTGCTGGAACTGAGAAGCTATCGGATGGTGGTGAAGTTTCATGGCATTGGGTTTGAGTTGCTTGATAAATCACTACAGTAGATGATTTCAGATCCTTCTTTATGCAGTAATTAAATCACTCTTGGATCCTTTATCATCTCTAGATTATGGGACGGCAAGGACTAGAATTCATGATGCAGTGTACAGTGGGTTTCACAGTAAAACAGGTTTTACTATGTGCAATTTGATTTCATGCTTTATAGTTATTTCAAAACCTCGTAAGCACAGATGCAAAACAATACGTGAACCAGAACAATAAAATAGGTAATTAACGCTGAACAAATTGGCATAAAGGTAGGCTCTAATACTACATGATAGcataatataaatcaaatgctaatttaataatttaaataagcAGCAGAATGATCATACATACCTCCAACCATTGCTTTGTTCAAGCGAAgtgaaaaaaaacttttatgCAACAACAGATAGTTTGGAAAACAGAAATATAGAGAGTTTCTTCTGACCTATGCCTACCAGTGCCAGTAGATGGTTACACAGGACTCTTATATATAggtaggtcagggaccctcaatcTTTATTGGTTAGCTGATttttctcctcccatcaaggaataaaatcataataattaaatataataacgGTTTTCTCATGAACCATTTAtatggaataaatcatattgaataccataattacaaattattaaataattactatTGCAGTAAAATCGTAATTGTATTTACTTTATAATTGTAATAAATGTGACATAGGGacatatataaaatttcttacattTATTTGTAAGTATTTATTCTTTGATGTGAcagtaaatattattattagatgctatatatatatttttatttgttatttcatccaattgttattttttactgCCATGTCAAAAAGTGAACACTTGAAAATGAACATTTGAGAGTATGTGTAGCACTTCTCAAATGGTAACGTAC
This DNA window, taken from Alnus glutinosa chromosome 5, dhAlnGlut1.1, whole genome shotgun sequence, encodes the following:
- the LOC133869086 gene encoding uncharacterized protein LOC133869086 — its product is MELDLALCVDEPPTLTDTSTPQEIVKHKRWEQSNRLSIMFMKSYVIKGIRGSIPESHKAKEFIQAVEEQFFSSDKALASTVMKKLSSKTFENSRSVRKHIIEMRDMSAQLKSL